ATTCCACCCACACAACTTTTTAGACAGTTCATGGAGACATCAGACAGGAGTCTAGTTGCCCTATACACTCCCTTTAGTCAATGGGGAGAAAATGATATCCAGATGAATCACCCACTGGCTACAGAGGGAGTCGACAATGAGCCACTATGTGGGAGGAATCTACGCCTGAATCAGAACTGTAAGAACCAGAGTCTGCCTTCACATGTTTGAGGAATCTTTCAAGACTAAATTTTCCCTGTAACTCTGAAGACATACACTTGGAGAGGGGGTTTCTATTCTGTGTTACGCAGCACTTCCAATCACAGTTATACTCTTCAGTCTAGGGAAAACTGCCAGGAATCAGACCAAGGTGTGAGGAGTAAAGTATTAAAGCACTTTGCCCAAAATCAACAGTGAAATGAAGGCATTTAAGTTAAAACAACTCTTATGGAATTATGGACAGATTAATTATCCAACAAAGTATTTGTAGTATGCTACCAGGATTTGTTTAAAAGTAAGACAACATGAAGCATGATTATAACTGCCCATTTTCTTGGAAAAATCACTATTGATCCTTTTCAAAATTCATTTACATACTTCTTCCACTCAACTGCTCAAAAGCACACTGATAAGAAAACACGGAGACAGCTGCAGTAGAGTTCGCCCACGCTGTACTCCAAAGCAGCACAGTAAAACTGGGTACTGTCCTCAAGCTTGCTCATATCTGTACTTCAGTCTCTTAACAAAGACACATCCTAAAAGGAGGCATTCATGAGATAATTGCCAAGGTGACTTGAGGATAAAGAGATACTATGTTCATGAGACAAGCCATGCTATTTGCAACTTCATGTCGAAATGTGTACCATATAGCCAGAAAAACTGCTATTGGACTCCTGACTCTGGCATCCTTCCCCTATTTGCACTGTTACACTCATGCCAGAAAGATGGAATTCAATATACTGATCATTTTGGATATCTGTTTCCTAAATACTAGAGGAAAATTGTTTTAGTACTTAAAGATAATGCCAGAATTTCATTTGGGTTTAGTCCACTCATCTTCATAACTAGCACTCTGGGGTTTGAGATGCAGCTTTTGATTGCAGAAAGTGGCACCTCTAAGTTATGGTCTAATCTTTTTAACACAAACCATATGTTTATTCATCACTTCCTAGACTGTTGTTTCCATATGGTATTCATTAGAACACgtgttttaaaattatcttctcCTGTTCCCTCACTAAGGCTCTAGTTCTGTGCCCATACTCAAGGAAAATGAACAGTACTTACTACTTATGCAGAGACTGGTATTTAAGGCAAGTCTTCTGGTTGCaactaaacaacaaaaaaatcacaaatagCACATACAGTGACTACAACTGCTCTCCTTGCTGCATGGCACAATTCTTGCCTTCTGTCAATGTGATAAAGCACTTCCACTTGCTcgttttaaaaatgttttgaagaacACTTGCCTCTAACCTTCCCAGATGGTGCTTATATACCACTTGAGGGCAGTCCTGTAATATGTTACTGTACAGCTTCTGAAAGTGGGCAACATTAGGTTTCACTATGTTCTGCACTTTCAATCTGTCTTCTCCTATTACCATTCTGAAGTCACCTagtcaaaaaaagaaagcatcagTTAATTAGGAAAACAATTGAAAGCTTACAGGAGACTATATGAAAAACCAGCATGGTACAAAACTGATCTAAAAATTTCACCTGCAATTCTATCAATGCTTATATAACTCACAATAAGCTTcacattttaaagtttaaaaaaatactatccCTTCAAGCACAGGAAATAAGTTTCAGAATTGCTACGTGGCTTCTGACACACTGCAATGTCATCAACACATCTATCTGCATTTTCACTTGggcaacaaaaaaatcccacccaacAAGTTCAGCCTTGAAAGTAGCAACAACATAGTTCTGGTCTTTGCAATCATACATCAGTTTGAACAGATTACTAAACAAATTGAACAGACACAACACTTtgtatttggaaacaaaaaacctttcaattttcctgttttgaaagaaaataactagCACTGTGTCTGCACTTCAAAGGCAGCACCTGAAGCGTAACTAATGGCAGTCATGGTAAAAATCACAGTATCACCTTTTACTCTCAGATACCTGTTTTGTTAATAGTTTCAAAAAGTAACTTCTTTTAACACTGTTACATTACTAACCTTTACACTTTCTTTCACAATACACATCTGAGAAGTTTCAAAGAGAAGAAGTGAAAAGACAGTCTGTCTCTACCGGAGCATTCCTCTACCTCTATTAGGTGCTACCCTGGTAGCTTGCAGGGTTACCAACCATGAGGTAGAGGCTCAGCACAGCACATATCAACAAACAAAATCCTGAGTCAATTAAATTTTCCACTTCCCAAATTCAGGAGATAAATGTTGTTACAAAGTGGCAACTTTGTTGGCATTACTAAGTTTGTGTCCATTTTATGCCAAGACACAAAACACACACCTAAAACAAATGGTACTGACTCACTGCTTTcaaaaaaggcattaaaaagGATAAGCATTTTCCAAATTAAAGCACGAAGAATTCTTCTCAGGAGTCTAACTCTTTTTAAACTCTAAGGAGACTAATTAGAGCATCACACAAAAACAATTTTATCTACCAGTATGCATCTTATGAAAAGTTTAATGCTTAAAAGTggcagcaaaataaaacatccACAAACATGCAATGTTCCCAGCTGAGAGTCTTATTGCTTTAGCTCTGTTCACACAGTGGAGCTAATTTCAGCATTTTACAGCATGGTAACTGATCTACCATGGTTTTGGTTAACTGCTGTTTCAAAGGATATATAAAATAGTATCTTGGCCTCTAGTGCTCACCAAGAATCTATGACATTCCTGGACAGGTTTTAAGTGGGTAGGtgggtttaaccccagccagctgctaggaagaaaattaactctattccagccaaaaccaggataCTAAGTATGCAGCCCTGTAGCAAACAGTCCTGGTTAGCAACACTTAGCCATCAACAGTCAGTACTTGTCTTTATTATTGCTGTCAGAGAAATAATGATTCAGGAAAAAACTGTCAAGGAAAAGCTGAATGAACTGCAATCTAAACTGACCAGAGAAGCACAGAAGGAAGAGTAACACTCCTCAGGGGTACCAAGCTGCAGCTTATAAACCCTAcctgtgcttttttttaatagccaaACCAGCATTGCTATATGAGCAAATAAAGTGCTGTGCAAACTACAGCTCTAACCAAACCTCTTCTTAGTGATTTCATTAAGGATATCAACATTTAAAGAGCAATGCTGAATTAAATTCTAACAAATCAATCTTATTATTTCCAGTAATTTTTTGTCCAAATCAATTTTGTAACTAAAGGAGGAAATTGCTGTACCAAAAACCATGAAAACAAATACCAACCAGGAAGTGAGTGTTAAACATAAATTGAAGAATCATAATTTGTATCTTTAACTACATAAGGAACCTTAAATATGGCAAATTTAAAGAGAGATAAAGTATGGGTTAATGGAACCATTAAACTCAAGATACAATTcatacaaacagaaagaaacccACCATTATTTCATCAGTTTTACTTATTTCATGAGTTTTACTTATATCTATTTTCTATGAATACAGACAACCAGTCTCTCCAAGTTGTCATGTAACACAGCATCAAAACATAGTTGTTGGAGCATGCAACAGTGTGGGCCCAAAGCAACAAAGCATGTGACTTCTTATACAATAGGTCTCCTACTGCAGTACAACCGCTCCAATGCCATACTAACCAGAATAGGAGAGTCCTGCAATCTGCATATAGAGGTCTTCTTCAGAGAAACTCTCTGGTAACATGAGAAAGGCTGCTGTGACTGCACTCTTCAGATTGCTAACAAGAGCAGCTTGCAGCTTGCTATTGTCATTCTGTGTCAGTATCTTCACCTGAAAAAGCAGTGTCATTGCAAACAAGACTTGAGGGAAGTGCTACTGAAGCCAGAAATGTTACTCAATCcagcatgaaaaataaataagcaattTATTTAAGATTAGATCATCTTCGTACTGTACAATAAAGACTAAAGTGTCTCCTTTTGTTTACACGGTGGGAATATCTTTTTAAGAATTGACAGTCTACTACAAAAGGATGACTTCACAAGCACATTCAGAACTACTACAAGCAACAGCCATTAACTGATCTCTGAAGAGCTATTCACCTTTTCCTATTCATCATTTCAGGATTAACCAAAACAGTAAATATGAATGCATCAACAGAAATACCTGATATGTGATTCTGCcatgagaaaaaaagcccaTGTCACATTGAATGGGAATGCAATACCAGAAAAAGATATCTCTTTTTGGGAAACATTCAAACTGTTCAGGACCAACTATAGAATACAATCACTTAGGATACGGAAATATGCTGGAATAAAGAGCAGATCTTCAGTAAGAACTAAATATAGAAACACATTGTTATAGAACATTAGACAGATGAAGTCGTCCTGATTCACAAGATAGTCAACCATGCTCTTTCAGAAACAACTCCCCTAAGAATATCTGCTTGTTGGGAGTTTCTGTCTTTTTCAAATGCTCTGGTTAAGCAACACTGTCTTGCTTATGAAGGGCAGCTTCTTAATATTTGTTTACTCTGGAACACCTTAAAATGCAAACCTACTGGCAGTTATGAACAAATACATCCAACTTGCTTTTTCTCCCCTAAACCATAAATGAGTTGCAGTACTATTTGAAATTCTGCCCCCACATATAACCCAAAACAGCTAAGGTATCATTtcaagtaaatattttccttcataaatGTAAATActgttaatgaagaaaaaaacccaaagcaccAAACCTAGATTCAGTAAAGAAAGTGTGAGATTCAGACATACCAGCTACACAAAATTCTTCTTACAGAAAGCACATTGCTTTGTCAATGTCATGGCTGGCCAAAACCATATTCAGAACATACTTTTCAATTATATTGAAATCTTTTAAGAGGGATAAAACTAGAACAATATCTCATTTTGGTACACAACTGTGTTCTGCCAGCCCTTCGTGGGAATTTTTATAACATAAAAACCCTACACCTCCAAATACTTCTCTAAAACACTAGAAGATATTTCTACACATTATTCATACTCCCCTCTCTCTCACTTCAATTTATTAAACACTTCCTTCTCTTCATTGTCTCCAGGACAACAGTAAGTACAGCTGCTCACGCTCAAGCAACCACTTACATTCCATgtctaacaaaagaaaaatcagtaacatttcagatgctttttaaaatcttcttcCTCTGCAAAGGAATTGTGTGTCATTTGTGCTATGTATTGCACTTTTGAGgtacagcagcttttttttcaggaattcTGTCAGTTTTGGAGAAATTAAACCAAGCTGATTTAACTTTTCAATAGTTAAATGGGAATGCAGCTTATTAGCATTATAAATTTCATGTAGGATGAAAAGGCAACAAACTTTTAACACAAAGAAAGaagcctgggaagaaaagtTAGCATTTCTAGGTGGCAGTTCCAAATTCCCCTCTATTCTGCCAAACATTCTGGGAAGATTACTTGGTTAAGGCAACAAGTttataacagaaacaaaactttcaGTGAAAATTAAGCCAAGGTTTTCAAGCCAGAGCAAATGATTCAGCTCATGTGCTAGGATAGCTTGGATAGCTTTCACTTGTAGGGTGACAGCTTTGTAACAGAACACCAGAAAGGCGCTGAGCTCTTCCTCCTCTAtatgagagggaggaggaaattCCCAGGCAAACTGTTAAACAATATTAATCTGGCTTCAATCAACTGTGTCCAGAACTATCACAAATGGCAAATGGTATGTAAAAGACTGTTGTGgataagaaaacaaaccagagaCTTATTGTACAATTTTAAGGAGATATAAAAAGCTTTCTATCACTACCACTTACAATGTATGTATCAAAACAATTAAAGCAGTGTGAGGCCAGAATTAGCAGATACTTGAAACACATTCAGCGGATCTAAAAGTTTTATTTGGTCAGTTTTGCTCAGCACTGCATAACATTCAAAATCTCAGTTATGATTTTACAGATGCTACAGGAAGAGGCATTTTAAACACCCACCAAGTAATCTTTCGAAGTCCAGTTTAAATCCTGCAGTCTTTACTCAATGTCAATTCCTCTGAGCTTTATGAAAATAATTCAAGTTgatttgttccttttttacCTATTAAACTAATGTGTGAAGATATCTCTGCTGTCTTGTTAGCAACTGAACTAAATACCAAATTCTGCCTTCTTCTGCAAGTATGCAGTGCTATTGAATTTAATCGAAAGATAGGAAGCACAATTTGTATATGCTAAGGACATAAGAAATCCTAAAACAAATCAAATCAGCAGAAGATGCAGTTACACTGAAACCAAATATTCACTATCCACTGTTCACATCAaattcagatttctttcttcagttatttttttctccatgcatTCAGTTTCACTCCTGATAAAGATAATAGCTGTTCTAACCCTTGTTATCCTATAACACATCTCTGGAGATAGACAAAAGCCAGTACTGACAGAGTAATCTCTTGAAATTTTCACCTCCCCCCCAAAATTTTCACTTAGCACTGCTGCCATCTGCTGAATGCACACGGAGTTGGGCActcaagggaaaggaaaaatgtcttatttttaaTGACATAGACATGGAGGAGAAAAGCCAACATGCCTAATGTGATCAACGACAGGTACTTTCACCAAACAACAAACCAGATAGTAACTGCACAGCAAAGATTTCCATTATTCGTGCTAAATTTCAGTGACTACTATAATTTGTTATAAAAGGTAAATATTGCATTTAACATTAAAGGGTCTTAAAGTTAACATAGTCCAGTTACTCAAGATTTACTACAGGCAGAAGATTCTGATTAATATACTTACCTTTAGGGTCTTTTTCCACATAACACAGCACATCATTAAGGACTACATTTCACTTCCTTTCTGAGAGATTATCCATCTAGAACTACATCCCTAAAACAGGGCAGATTATTTGTTCAGTACTGATACATTGGTCTTCAACAGTTAAAGTTTAAACTACAAGTGGTAATTTTCTAGCCCTTTAATTTCCTGCATTTCAAGACAGCAACCTGAACAGACTAACAGTTACCGGTTTCTGTAGGCGTCCAGCGACATAAAGGGTTTTCCAATGAAGTAAATCATCAATCAGGGTATCAGTGCCAATTACACCATATTTAATCATCTGGAAAATAGcaaaagaaaggcttttgagCAACTGTATACCTGCACTACTTTCACTACATGACACTTTGTACTTACTTACTGTAAGTATAATTAATTCTGAGAAACATCCCAATAAAAAACTGAATGTGTAACATTACAACATTTTGATGTTTTAATGAATACAgagggtaaaaaaagaaaataattcctaTTTACATGAAGActtctagggggaaaaaaagtggaatGCACAGAATTCTTTAAGATCCTTTCTAGAATCGAAGTTATAGTAGTCACACAAAGATCAATCACTAAAGCAAAAGACTTTAAACCCCAAAGAAACCTAGTCTAGACAGACAGTGACACTGAAAAGATCTCAACACTAAAATAAAACTGTCCATAAAAAGCTTTTGGAAAGGTTACAATCAGATTTGTACCAGCCAAACGTTACAATAGTTGGAATA
This window of the Colius striatus isolate bColStr4 chromosome 15, bColStr4.1.hap1, whole genome shotgun sequence genome carries:
- the TAMM41 gene encoding phosphatidate cytidylyltransferase, mitochondrial isoform X4; the protein is MMCCVMWKKTLKVKILTQNDNSKLQAALVSNLKSAVTAAFLMLPESFSEEDLYMQIAGLSYSGDFRMVIGEDRLKVQNIVKPNVAHFQKLYSNILQDCPQVVYKHHLGRLEIDKSPEGQFTQLMALPRTLQQKITSLVDPPGKNRDVEEILLQVAHDPDCGFVVHQGISGIVRSSSIVQSAKTILTAGAKKSVTYSMKKLYKMTKGWLRKTP